Below is a window of Pseudarthrobacter equi DNA.
CGGTGATTTCCAGGTAGTGCTGACCACGTCTTTCCAGGGAACATACTCCGTCAATAACGGCCCGGCCCTGCCGATTCCCGGCCAAGGGCAGTTCAGCGCCCCGCCGCAGACCATCAGCGTCTGGCGGTCCCTCACCCGGAACTACGCAGACGACTGCAACACCAATGCACAAGGCCAAGGCTGTCCCGGCACCGCCCGCTGACAGCAATGTCCAAGCACTACCGAATTCGTCCCATTCCGCAGCGGCAGGGGCAGCTGTCCTGTGATTCGCCTCGCATCCGGAATAGTTGCATGCGCTTCTTAGTTGGCAGAAAGAGTAAGCCTTCAGCCCCCGAAAGGAACGCGCATGCTGTTTTCCACCCTCACCCTCGGCGAACTTGAGCTCCCCAACCGTCTGGTCATGGCGCCACTGACGCGCGTCCGCTCCGGCGAGGCAGGTGTCCCGGGGCCGCTCGTCGTCGAGCATTACCGCCAGCGCGCCTCGCTCGGCCTCATCGTTAGCGAAGGAACCCACCCGAGCGCCGGTGCACGCTCGTACGCAGGTCAGCCCGGGATCTTCAACCCCGAGCAGGTTGCAGGCTGGAAGAAGGTCACGGACGCTGTTCACGCCGAGGGCGGCCGCATGTTCGCCCAGATCATGCACGGCGGGCGCGTCTCGCACCAGGACATCACGGGCGGGGCCGAAATCGTAGCGCCCAGCGCCGTTGCCGTGGAAGGAACTGTCCACACGCCGGCCGGCAAGCAGCCGTACCCGGTGCCACGTGCCCTGGATACTGACGAACTGCCTATGGTCATCCAGGAATTCGTCAACGCCTCCCTCAACGCCATTGAGGCCGGATTCGACGGCGTAGAGCTGCACTCCGCCAACGGCTACCTCCTGCACGAGTTCCTGGCCCCGAACTCCAACGTCCGGACTGACAGCTACGGCGGTTCACCCGAAAATCGCGCCCGCTTCGTCATCGAAACCGTAAACGCCGTTGTGGCAGCAGTTGGCGCCAACCGAGTGGGCATCCGTATTTCGCCCGAGCACAACGTCCAAGGCATCGCCGAGACGGACGCGGCAGACGTGCGCGCCACCTATGAAGTGCTCGTGGACAGCATCGCCCCGCTCAACCTCGCCTACCTCAGCGTCCTCCACCACGAGCCCACCGGCGAGCTGGTGCAGGACCTCCGCACCCGCTTCGGCGGACCCTTCCTGGTGAACACCGGCTTCGGCGTGGTGACCACTAGGGAAGAGGCAGTGAGCCTCGTGGCCGACGGCCATGCAGACGCAGTGGTAGTGGGCCGGCCCGCCATCGCCAACCCGGACCTTGCTCGGCGCTGGAAGGAAAGCCTGCCGCTCAACGAGCCGGACGCCAGCACGTTCTACAGCACAGGCGCAGAAGGCTACACGGACTACCCCGTGTACCAGGACAGCAACTCGTAGCAGCAAGAAGGCCACATGCGATGAGGGCGGCACCCATGATTGGGTGCCGCCCTCATCTGCTGCTGCACGGTGTGCTGTCCCGGCAGCGAAAAACCGGAAGCCATCCGACGACCCCCGGCCTACTCGGATTTTTGGCCCGCCGGACCCCGTTGGAAGCCGGCGGTGATCAGATGCTACTCCAACGATTTGATTATTACTAGGCCTTCTTCGGCCCCGAAACAATTGCAGGTTCCGGGGCTACAGGAAGGCCTCGCGGCCCGTTCCTTCCTTCATTACGAGCCTGTCTTCTTGGATGGAGACAAGCACGCTCTTAGGCTTTCCGCTCACTTTTGTAATCGCCTTCAGTCCGCGGTTGGTCACCTCGACGCCCACCTGGGAACCCTTCGCCGGCAGCTCCACCGAGACCTCTGAGGCGATCCCGAGGATGGGATTGGTGGATACATCCACGTCACGCCACACCTGCTTGCCGTTAACCGTCAGGGTGATGTTGGCCTCCTCGAACCCTTCCTGAAACACAATCAGCAGTTCTTTCATGGCGGCCTCTTCCTCGAGCATTAATGGCCTAAGACGGCATATCAACTACAGCACTTCGCGGACGCGAGCGGAATACCCTTACCGCCTGCGCTGCCCGGCGAACACCCCCCGAAACGGGCCATCTGAGGAAGCACGCCGGCTTCTGCCGCCGCTGGAGCGCAACTGGCGGGTAAGGCAAGATGTTCTGGTGACCCAACAGCCGCAAGCCCCTTCCAAGCCCGCAGCACAGCAGCCGGACGACGCCATCTACGCACAGATTGCCGAGGAGCTGGGCGTCAAACCTTGGCAGGTGAAAGCTGCCGTCGACCTGCTTGACGGCGGGTCAACGGTCCCGTTTATCGCGCGGTACCGCAAGGAAGCCACCGGAACGCTGGATGACGGCCAGCTCCGCGACCTGGAAGAGCGGCTGCGCTACCTCCGGGAGCTTGCCGACCGCCGTCGCGCGGTCCTGGAAGCCATCGAGGCCCAGGGCCAGCTGACACCGGAATTGAAGAAGGCCATCCTGGCAGCGGACACCAAGTCCAGGCTGGAGGATATTTACCTGCCCTTCAAGTCCAAGCGCCGCACGAAGGCACAGATAGCGCGCGAAGCAGGGCTGGAGCCGCTCGCCGACGCGCTCGTGAAGCGGCCCGAGCTCGATCCGGAGCGCGAGGCCGCCAAGTACCTCAACCCCGAACACGCCATCGGCGACGCGGCCGGCGCCCTCGCCGGCGCCCGTGCCATCCTCGTGGAGCGCGTCGCCCAGGACCCCGATCTCGCGGCCACGCTCCGCGAGCGTCTCTGGACGCAGGGCCGCATGGTGTCCCGCGTGAAAAAGGGCAAGGAGGCGGACGGCCAGAAATTCGCGGACTACTTCGACTTCACCCAGGCGCCCGCAGGAATGCCGTCCCATCGCGTGCTCGCCCTGCTGCGGGGGGAGAAGGACGGCGTCCTTGAACTCGACCTCGCCGAGGCGGATCCCGCGGACGACGACGCCCTGGCCGCCTCACGGGCACGATACGAGTCCGCGGTGGCCAGGTTCCTCGGGGTCGCCCACCGCGGCCGGCCCGCCGATGCGTGGCTGATGCAGACCGCCCAGGTTGCTTGGAAATCCCGGGTGCTGGCCAGGCTCACCGCAGACCTGCGGGGCAGGATGTTCGCGGCGGCCGAGGACGAGGCAGTGCGGGTGTTCGCCGCGAACCTCCGGGATGTCCTCCTGGCTGCGCCTGCCGGCAACCGCCCCACGCTCGGCCTGGACCCGGGGCTGCGCACCGGCGTGAAGGTGGCGGTGGTGGACGGCACCGGCAAGGTCGTCGCCACGGACACCGTGTATCCCCATGCTCCGGCTCGGAAATGGGATGAAGCGTTGGCGTCGCTGGTTAAACTGGCGCGGCAGCACGCCGTCGAACTCGTGGCCATCGGCAACGGAACCGCATCCAGGGAGACAGACAAGCTCGCCGCCGAGCTGATCAAGCTCCTTCCGGACGTGGACCGGAAGCCGCAAAAGCTGGTGGTTTCCGAAGCCGGAGCGTCCGTCTACTCGGCCTCGGCCCTCGCCGCCGCCGAGCTTCCGGGCATGGACGTTTCGCTGCGTGGCGCAGTGTCCATTGCCCGGCGATTGCAGGACCCCCTCGCGGAGCTCGTGAAGATCGACCCCAAGTCCATAGGTGTGGGCCAGTACCAGCACGACGTCACCGCATCAAAGCTTGACCGGAGCCTGGACGCAGTGGTGGAGGACTGCGTGAACGCCGTCGGCGTGGACGTCAACACCGCTTCGCCTGCGCTCCTGAGTCGCGTGGCCGGCGTCGGGCCTCTGCTCAGCGAAAACATCGTGGCGTACCGAAACGAAAACGGCCCATTCGGCAAGCGTTCGGACCTCAAGAAAGTGCCGCGGCTGGGTGCCAAGGCCTTTGAGCAGTGCGCCGGGTTCCTGCGGATCACCGGGGGAGCGGAGCCTCTGGACGCCTCGAGCGTGCACCCGGAGTCCTACGCGGTGGCCCGGAAGATCCTGGTGGCGGCAGGCACGGCGCCGGCATCGTCGCTGGATCCGCGCGACTTTGTGGACGACGCCTTCGGCCTGCCCACCGTGACGGACATCCTTGCCGAACTCGACAAGCCGGGACGTGACCCGCGCCCGGCGTTCACCACTGCCGCGTTCTCCGAAGGCATTGAAAAGATTTCCGACCTGAAACCCGGCATGGTCCTCGAGGGTACCGTCACCAACGTGGCCGCCTTTGGGGCGTTTGTGGATGTGGGCGTGCACCAGGACGGCCTGGTCCATGTATCCGCCCTGTCCAACCGCTTCGTGTCCGATCCCCGCGAAGTGGTGAAGTCCGGCCAGGTGGTGCGCGTAAAGGTGCTGGAAGCGGATCCGGACAGGAAGCGGATTTCCCTGACGCTAAGGCTCGACGACGAACCGGGCCCGCGCGGACAGGCTCCCCGCGGTACGGGCGCCGGTGGGCAGCGCCCCACGGGTTCGTCTGCAGGAAGCGCCAAGGCGCCGGATTCCCGCAGGGGCGGTCCCGCTGCCGCGAAGCAGGGCGAACGGACTGCCGGTGGAGGCCAGGGCGGCCGGAACGGGGGAGGTCGAAACCCGGGTGCAGCCGGCGGCTCCGGCGGCCGCGGTTCTGCTCCGCAGGCTGCACCCGCGAACACTGCCATGGCCGAGGCGCTGCGCCGGGCCGGGCTCGGGAAGTAGGGTGCGCCCCCTCCGGTGACGCGAGGCTGCCCTTGAGCTGGCCGGTGGAGCGGTGGGCTTTCGGGTGGGGCAGCTTTCTGCAAGGGTGGGGCCATGACCTATTTCCTGGAGTACACGATCCCTGCCGCATCCAGCGACGCCGAGTTTGAGTTTCCCCACGATGAGATCAATTCCGGGACCACCATTCCGCTGGCCCAGACCGGCGCCGATGTGGTCCACTCCTCGGAACTACCAGCCCGCACCAGCATCGTGGGGGCTACGGTCCCCGAAGCTAAACTCGAGGCTGAACAACTGATCTCGCACAGCCGCGCCTCGGAGGCCGCCCTGTACTTTGATCCCTCTCAGTCGCTGGGGACTGGCGTTGGCACGCTCGTTGCCACCTTCACCGACAGCAATGGCTGGCAGGACACGTCGGCAGAGGATCCGCAAGGCCGCACCTTCTAAGTCGGGTCCTGCTGCTAATCCGGCACGGCCAGCATCTCCAACGGCCAGCGCGTCATTTAGGCGTCCTGGCCGTTTTTTGTTGCCGTCCTTGGCGGGCACAGTTGAGCTCGTGGCTACCGAAGGCCTATCAGTGACCAGGGATCATTCAGGTGCGGCGCAGTGTCTGTAAGCCGTCCGTCCAACTTTTCACATGGAGCCACGTCCGAATCTGCCGGGCCTGTGCCGAGACTTGCTCGGTTGTCATGACGTTCGAGGCTGCTGGTTACACGGATACTGGCTCGCGCCGCACGGCTGCGTGCTCATTGAAACCAGCGGGCAACAGGCCGAGGGCACAGCCGCGCTCGTGGCCGCCACAGGACTTTCTGTGACCACCGTTCATTCAGAGGAACTCGATGGCACGGTCGTGGTGGGGAGCGTCCACAAGTAGGGGCGCCCCCGGCGGTGCGGGTGCAACCGCGCGCCTGTAGCTGTCCTGTCAACGTGTTGGGGGCAACCCCAAATGTGTTGGGCGTGGGTCATGGCCAGGGGGTGTTGGCTGCGGTGGGCGCTGGTTGTGGTGGTTGGGGTGGTGGTTTGAAGTAGTGGTTTTGTTGGGGTGTTTGGGTGGGGTCGATGTGGGGTGGGGGGATGAAGGTTGGGGTGCCGTTGGTGGTGGTGATGGTCCAGTTTTCTTTGTGGATGAGGTGGTGGTGATGGGTGCAGAGGAGTGTTCCGTTGGTGGTGTTGGTGTGGCCGCCGTGTGACCAGTAGGTGATGTGGTGGGCTTCGCACCAGGGGGCGGGGATGGTGCAGTTGGGGAAGGTGCAGCCTTGGTCGCGGGCGGTGAGGGCTACGCGTTGGGTTGGGGTGAAGAGTCTGGTTTTGCGTCCGAGGTCGAGGATTTCGCTGGTGGTGCCCAGGAGTGCGGGGATGATGTCGGCGTCGCAGGCGATTTTGCGGAGGGTGGTGGCGGCGACGGGGCCGGTGAAGGCGAAGGTGCCGGCGGCCGGTGTGTGGGGTGCTGTGGGGGTGGGGAAGAGGTCGTGGTGGTTGATGGTGGCGATGATTTGGGGTCTGTTGCCGCCGGTGGTGGGGAGGTGGTTGGTGGTGAGGGCGGTTTTGACGGCGGTGATGATGCCGTCGAGTTGTTGTTGGGGGCGGGTGCGGCGTTCCAGGTCCGGGGCGGGGGATGCCTGATTGCCTGAGCGGGCGCCTTCTTGAAGCACGGTGTTGTCGCCATTGCCCCCGTCGTCGGCGTCTGTGGCTGCCCGGTTGGTGGTGGTGTTGGGGGTGGTGGTGCGGGGGTTGGTGGCGATGTTCATGGCGGTGAGGAGGTGTTCGTATTGGTCGGTGGTGGCGAAGATTTCGACGTGGTGGAGGCCGTGGCGGGGTTTGCGGATGAAGGCGCCTTGGGTGTGGCGGAGTGCTTCTTCGGTGGGTTCGGTGCCGTCGGCGTCGATGGTTTCGGTGAGGCGTTGGGCCAGGCGGGTGAGGAAGTCGGGGTCTGCGGTGGTGGCGGCGTGGGTGAGGTGGTGTTCGATGCCGTGCAGGATTTCGGGGGTGGTGTGGTGTTGTAGCCGGTCGAGGGTGGCGGTGATGATGGTGGCCGCCTGGGAGGACACGGCGGGTGCGGTGATGGTGTGTGGTGGTGTGGCTGGGGTGGCGGGCTGGCCGGTGCTGGCGTCGGATGGTGCGAGGGTGGTGGCGAGGTGTTCGTGTGGTGGCGGTGTGGGTGTGCCGGTGAGGGTGGTGCCGGGCAGGGTTTGCTGGGCGAGGGTGAGGCGGCGGCGGGCTTCGCGGATGGGGATGCGGAGCCTGAGCCGGAGGAACTCGGCGGTGTTCCGGCAGCCGTCATCGGCCGGGGACCTCACCCCCGTGGGTGTTCCGGCGGGTGTGGGCAAGTTTGTGTCGGTTTCGTTGAGGGTTTCGGTGCCGTTGGCGTCCCGGGAACTGACCCCGGCGGCGGTGCGGCGTGCGGTCCGGTGGGTGGCAGCCCGGGTGGCGGCGTCGGTGATCGCGTGGGTGCGGGTGTGGTCCACTGCCCCGGCGGCGATGAGTTGGAGATACTCCACGCAGCGGGAGAGCTCTTCGACGTCGGCGGCGAACGTGGCCGCGCTGGTGTAGCCGGTTGTGGGCAGGGCGTCGCGGGCTGTGACCGCCGCGGCGGCCACCCGTGCGGTCAGGACAGACAAATCCAAAGCTGCATCCAAAGGCAGGTCCAGAGGCAGGTCTGCTGATTGGTCTGGTGCGGGGTGGCCGGGGACGGGCCGAAGGTGACCTGCCGTGCGGACCTGTGGCCCGGCGTCGTGGCCCGCCGTGCGGAGGTTCGGCCCGTCGTCGTGCCCGGCGGAAAGGTGACGGCTGGAGCGGAAGCCCAGAGGCAGCAAGCCCGAAGAGTCCTCGCTCTCCGACACCTGCTCCCCAATGGCTTCCATGACCCCACTCTGCCAAAGGGCACTGACAATCAGGACCCCCACAAACCCCTATGTGGAAAACCCGTCAGTCGGTAGGAGCCTCGGTTGGCTCACTGGGTCGCTGGGTGTCCTTTTGCCAGGGCCAGCGCCCCGTGATTTCCAATTCCAGCGAGAAGCTGAGAAAGGTCCGGATGAGCACGATGCCGGCCAGGACACCCACGCTTTCGAAGGTGGGAGTGACTGCCACGGTTCGGATGATGTCGGCCGCCACCAGGAGCTCGAGTCCCAGCAGAATGGACCTTCCCAACAGCTGCCTGTACAGCCGGTAGAAGCTCATTTTGGCCGGGGTGTTGACGGTGCTGGCGGTTTGCATTGCCCGGGGCACCTGGCCCCGCAGAGCCATAGGGAGCGACACCAGCGCGCCGATAACCATCACCGCTACACCGGCAAAGTCGACAATCTGCCCCACGGTCTCGATGATGTGCCGGAAATCCACGTGCCTAGCCTCCCACCAAACCTGTCTGGCCTGCACCGGAGCTCCGGCGCCGGCTGCTTACGGGTGCCGCACGCCGCGCCCGGCGATGACTTCCCTATACCCTTCCCGGAAGCTGGGAAACGCGAAGGTGAAGCCGGTCCCATGGAGAAGCTTGTTGGAGCAGCGCTTGTTGCCGGCGCGCGCGGGGCCTGCGTCACCCACTTCGGGTTCCGGGAGGCCCAGTTCAGCGGCGAGGAAGCGGAGGATGGAGCCCATATCGGCCGGATCGTCGTCCACTCCAACGTAGACCGGCGCCGGTTCGTCCGCCATGGTGGCGAGATGCACCAGGGCTGCCGCGGCGTCGTCGCGGTGGATGCGGTTCGTATACCGGATATCCTGCGGAACCACCGCTGAGCCGCTCCGCACCTGGTCGATCAGCCTCGTACGGCCGGGACCGTAGATACCGCCGAGCCGCAGGGAGACGGCAGCGGTACCGGAACCCGCAAGCCTCGAACGCAGCAGGTCTTCGGCCTCCACCAAGACCCTGCCGGAGAAACCGCCCGGCTCCGTTGGCGTCTTTTCGTCCACCCAGCCGCCCCCGGCGTCCCCGTACACAGCGGTGGACGAGACAAAAAGCACCCGGCGGGGGATCACGCCGTCGCGCTCCAAAGCGTCGAGTACGTGGGTCACGCCGTCCACATAGGCGGCGCGGTACGCGTCTTCCCTGGGTGCATCCGCAGCCACGGCAATGACGACGGCGGACGTGTCCGCCGGGACCGCCGGCAGCGGGGCGGAGCTCAGGTCAGCCGCGACGCCTTCGATGGCTGCCGGAAGTTTGGAGGGGGACCGGCGCCAGCCGACAACACGGTGGCCCAGGCCGGCGAACCGAAGCGCGGCCTCCGTGCCCAGATCGCCGCAGCCCGCCAAAAGGATCGTCATGGGTTACGGTGCCTCCACCGGGAAGAAGACCCGCGGGTCCTGCAGGAGCGCCGGGTAGGCGAACGCGGAACGGTCGATGATCTCGGTGACCGTGAAATGCCTGCCGAACCGGCCGTCGTCCAGGGTGATGGGCCGGCCCGTCACCTGGCCCACGGCGAACTTGGCACCCTTCTCGAACGGAACGGCAACCGGCGTCTTTCCGGGCAGGGTGGAGAAGGCTTCCTCCTGCGCGAGCCGCTTGCGGGTGGGCTTCTTGGCCTGCGGCTTGGGTGCGGCCTTCCGCGACTGCTTGGAGGGCCGCCGGGACTTCTCCTCGAGGTACACGGGGCTGTAGTCGTCGTCCGAGCCCGGTGCGCCCGCCGTGGCAGCGTTGCCTCGGCCAACGGGCGGCAGCGCAACGGTGTCCAGCGTCTGGGGATCGACGTCGGCGTGCGGGTCCCGGAGGATCCACAGGATCTCGCCCTCGGGTTCCTGGGGCAGGAACTCATGCCGGGGTTCGGGCCAGATGTAGTCCATCTCCGGAATCGCGTCGGAGAAGAGCGGGCTGTAGAACTTGGAATCCTTGTGGACCAGCTTGGACCGGTGGCTGAGGTGGAAATCCGGATCACCAAGCCACGGCGGCAGCAGGATCTTCGACGCGTAGTCCGGGTGGGCGGCCTGCGGGGCGAACTCGGCAATGTTGGCGCGCGTGTTGTCCGGGTGGCCGCGTTCCATCCACTCGTCCACCATGGCCAGGCCGTACATGGTGAGGGCCGGGACGTAGCCCATCCACATCCGGATCGCGGGGTGGGTCTGCCATCCGTATCCGGGAAGGACCAGCGCACGGAGTGTCTGGAGGGCCTCCACCCGCTGCTTGCCCAGCCGGGCGGTGTCCAGTGCAGCGGCGCTCTGCCGGAAATCAGGGTACGGGAGGAAGGTTTGCATCCATTCAGTCTGACGGCACGTTGCTGATGTGCCAATTGCAGTGCCGGGCGCCACAGGAAGGCAGGCCGGATGTCCAAATAGTGGACGGTTACATACTCGCGGGAGGTCGAACCACTAAGATCACCGCAACCCATCCCGCGTTTTGGAAGCTACCTCATGACATTTTCAGCTGAAAACCCCGCCTCCCACCCCGCGCAGCCCCGCTACGGACTGATGCTCGGTCCCGAAGCCAATGGCATCCTGGTCCTCGATGAGTTCACCATCGACCCCGCCGCTGCCCGCCACGAACAGCACGGCTTCCGCGCCGGCATGGCCACCGTCGCCAGGACCATGCGCCGCATTGCCGCCCTTCGCGTGGTGATCGCCCTTGTGGCCATCGGCAACCTTCCGCTGTTCCTGCTCTCCAGCGGATGGTGGATCTACGCCGTCTCACTGGCCCTCGTCCTCGCGGTGCACACGGCAGTGACGCTCTTGAACCGCCATGAGCCACGCCTGAAGCAGCGCTCCGCACTGGAACTCCACCTGCACCGGGAACGGAGCGCCAACTACCGCAAGGTGCGCGACGCCGTGAAGTACATGATCGATACTCCGGCACGCATGAACGAACACCTCTACCTGGAGCTGCTCGCCGTCAAGCGCGTGGCCCTGAACCTGGCGCACGGCACCGTGGCCCTGCTGGACACCTCTGACGACTCGGCCTGGAAGGTACGCATCGTCCGGGAGATCCCCGCCAGCTAAAGCTGCAGCACCTGGCCTTGGCGTCCAAGGCACCAAATTAAAGAGAACGACGCCGGTACATCCCTTGTGGGGGCGTGCCGGCGTCGTTCTGTGGTCAACGGAATTTGTCTATCGCCGACCGGTTTTGGGGCCCGCTATGCGGGGAGCTGGAGCACCTGTCCTTCGAACACCAGGTTGGGGTCCGAGATGGTGTCCAGGTTGGCGTCGGCAAGGTGCTGCCAACCGCCTGCAACGCCAAGCTTATCGGCCACGATGCTCAGGGTGTCGCCGGCTTCGAGGGTGTAGGTCTCGCCGCTGTGGGCTACGGAGGTAGCGTGCCGGGCGGGTGCCTGCGCGGCGGGCGGGGCTTCCACGGGTGCGGCTTCGACGGCCGCGGCCTGCACGGGGGCCGCCTGGACCGAAGCCTGCTGCACGGGTGCCTGCTGGACCGGAGCCTGCTGGACCGGGGCGCCGCCGCCGCCGTTCAGGCCGAGCTGGGATGAACAGGACGGCCAGGCGCCCCAGCCTTGGGAGGCCTGGACGCGCTCCGCCACTGCGATCTGCTGTTCGCGGCTGGCGTCTGCCGGAGAACCGGAGCCGCCGTAGGCTTGCCAGGTGCTGGACGTGAACTGGAGGCCGCCGGAGAAGCCGTTGCCCGTGTTGGTGGACCAGTTGCCGCCGCTCTCACACTGGGCCAGCGAGTCCCACGTTGACGTGGGGGCGGCCGCGTTGGCAGCGCCGGTGGACAGGGCGATGCCCGCTACGGAAATAGCCGCCACGGTGGCTCCACGGCGCGCAACAGTACGGAAAGAGGATTGATTCATGGTGGTGATGCTCCTGAAGGCCACCAGCGCTGGCTCCGTCCCCGAAGATCGTCGCGCTACTGCCCGCCCCTGACAAATAGAGGTCAACGTCGGTGGCTGCCGCTGGGCAGTTCTGGTGAAGGCAGCACCTGGCATTCATGCGCCCGCCGGACGGGCATGCATTTCACGCTAAAACATAGCCCTGGCGTTATCAAATCGAGATAGGTGCTGAGTTCCGCAGCGCGGGCACGGACAGTTGCAAGGGCGACCGGTGGCGGCGGCCACCACGCGGGTGCACGGCTCCGGGGGCCCGGGCAGGCGGGAATCCTCATGGGGGATTATCCTGACCGGATGGAAAACTTTGAGGGTGAGCCCGTTGCGCCCGAAACCGAAGTGTCAGAATCCAATGCTGCTGTCCCGGCCCGGCTCCTGCCGGTAGCTGAACTGCACCTGCACATCGAAGGCACCCTGCAGCCTGAACTGATCTTTGCCCTCGCGGAACGCAACGGCATCACCCTCCCGTACGCGGACCTTGACGAGCTGCGCCAGCGGTACGAATTCACCGACCTCCAGTCCTTCCTGGACCTGTACTACGCCAACATGGCCGTGCTGCAGACCGAAGAGGATTTCGCGGCCATGACCCACGCGTACCTGGAACGTGCGGCGGCCGCCGGTGTCCGGCATGCCGAGATCATGCTGGACCCGCAGGCCCACCTGTCCCGCGGCATCTCCCTGGAGACCTGCGTCAACGGCGTGGCATCCGTGCTGGCCACCTCGATGGAGGACTTTGGGATGTCCACCATGCTGATCGCCGCCTTCCTGCGCGACCTCCCCGAAGAGTCGGCCCTCGAAGTCCTGGACGCCCTGCTGGCCATGGACGCACCGATCGGTGCCATCGGCCTGGATTCTGCGGAGGTGGGCAACCCGCCCGCAAAATTTGAACGCCTCTACGCCAAAGCCCGCGAAGCAGGCCTGCGGCTGACGGCCCACGCAGGCGAGGAGGGACCGGCGTCGTACGTTGTGGAAGCCCTGGACGTCCTGGGTGTGGAACGCATCGACCACGGCATCCGCTGCATGGACGACACCGACCTGGTGGAGCGTCTGGTGGACGAGCGGATCCCGCTCACGGTCTGCCCCCTGTCCAATGTCCGGCTCCGCACCGTGGATACCCTGGCGGACCACCCGCTGCCGGCCATGCTGGCCGCCGGACTCAACGTGTCCGTGAACTCTGACGACCCCGCCTATTTCGGCGGCTACGTGGACGACAACTTTGCCCAGCTGGAGGCCGTGTTCGAGCTCTCTGAATTCGACAAAGCCAGGCTGGCGGCCAACTCCATCCACTCGTCGTTTGCGTCCGAAGAACGCAAGGCCGAGCTGCTGGAGGAGCTGAACAGCGGGGAACTGGCGCACTGACCCGGGCCTTGCGCGTCCCGGCCGCCCAATCTCCGGCTAAACTTGGTCCCGCAGGCGGGTCAGGGACATGCGGGAGAAATCCCGCGGCAGCGCAAGAAATGGTCGAGCAGCCGGCCTTACCCGAGACCGCCGCCTCAGTTGTTGTGACTTGCGCTTCATAGTCGGTCACGACACGCAGAGTTAACCAATTAAAGTCGCGCGATTTAACGGGCACTTGGCAAGATGCTCTCATCGGAT
It encodes the following:
- a CDS encoding LysM peptidoglycan-binding domain-containing protein encodes the protein MNQSSFRTVARRGATVAAISVAGIALSTGAANAAAPTSTWDSLAQCESGGNWSTNTGNGFSGGLQFTSSTWQAYGGSGSPADASREQQIAVAERVQASQGWGAWPSCSSQLGLNGGGGAPVQQAPVQQAPVQQASVQAAPVQAAAVEAAPVEAPPAAQAPARHATSVAHSGETYTLEAGDTLSIVADKLGVAGGWQHLADANLDTISDPNLVFEGQVLQLPA
- a CDS encoding adenosine deaminase: MENFEGEPVAPETEVSESNAAVPARLLPVAELHLHIEGTLQPELIFALAERNGITLPYADLDELRQRYEFTDLQSFLDLYYANMAVLQTEEDFAAMTHAYLERAAAAGVRHAEIMLDPQAHLSRGISLETCVNGVASVLATSMEDFGMSTMLIAAFLRDLPEESALEVLDALLAMDAPIGAIGLDSAEVGNPPAKFERLYAKAREAGLRLTAHAGEEGPASYVVEALDVLGVERIDHGIRCMDDTDLVERLVDERIPLTVCPLSNVRLRTVDTLADHPLPAMLAAGLNVSVNSDDPAYFGGYVDDNFAQLEAVFELSEFDKARLAANSIHSSFASEERKAELLEELNSGELAH